From Struthio camelus isolate bStrCam1 chromosome 7, bStrCam1.hap1, whole genome shotgun sequence, a single genomic window includes:
- the LOC104149541 gene encoding alpha-2,8-sialyltransferase 8E-like: MPNNISTEEYVNPGLLKVRKLWTGLLTMAAVSVVSMFFLVWSDGRPDIRVPEPEACQVLSSSLTESFLKRVDEVWSLSHLKLMQSCRWNFNASALAQYRAELGHCCNASAWLALTQVNTPLGSNIVYDGYRSKSLKVSSGLLEILPEESPFQEPFYKTCAVVGNGGILRNSSCGSEIDEHQFVIRFNLPSMDFPEDVGRKSSIVTVNPSILQKRFHGLNGRRLPFVKAAAIYGETWFLIPAFSYPGQNEASYRALYALQDSGSRSPIFFFHPQYLSALTRYWHEHGFHPTRLSSGFMLVNAALELCQHITLYGFWPFSLHPDGHPLPHHYYDNQLPNPRMHLMPQEFACYVNMHFQGVLQLHVGKC, translated from the exons ATGCCAAACAACATCAGCACAGAGGAGTATGTGAATCCAGGGCTGCTGAAGGTGCGCAAGCTATGGACTGGGTTGCTGACTATGGCTGCAGTCTCAGTTGTCTCCATGTTCTTCCTGGTGTGGAGTGATGGCAG ACCTGACATCAGGGTCCCAGAACCAGAAGCATGTCAAGTACTGTCGAGCAGCCTAACAGAATCTTTCCTGAAGAG GGTGGATGAGGTCTGGAGCCTGAGCCACCTGAAGTTAATGCAGAGCTGCCGCTGGAATTTCAATGCTAGTGCATTGGCCCAATACAG ggcagagctggggcactGCTGCAATGCCTCAGCATGGCTAGCTTTGACGCAAGTCAACACACCGTTGGGGTCCAATATTGTCTATGATGGGTACCGCTCAAAGAGCTTGAAAGTCAGCAGTGGCTTGCTGGAGATCCTGCCGGAG GAATCTCCCTTTCAGGAGCCTTTCTACAAAACCTGTGCTGTGGTGGGAAATGGAGGAATCCTCCGTAACAGTAGCTGTGGCTCTGAAATTGATGAGCACCAGTTTGTAATCAG GTTTAACTTGCCTTCCATGGACTTTCCTGAGGACGTGGGCAGAAAGTCAAGCATAGTCACTGTGAATCCCAGTATCCTTCAGAAACG GTTTCATGGTCTGAATGGTCGGCGCCTGCCATTTGTGAAGGCAGCAGCTATTTATGGAGAGACTTGGTTTCTCATTCCAGCTTTCTCCTATCCTGGCCAGAATGAAGCTTCTTACCGAGCACTCTATGCCTTGCAGGACTCTGGCTCCCGCTCACCTATCTTCTTCTTCCACCCTCAGTATCTAAGTGCTCTGACAAGGTACTGGCACGAACATGGTTTCCATCCCACTCGCCTCTCCTCAGGTTTCATGCTAGTGAATGCTGCCCTGGAGTTATGCCAACATATTACACTCTATGGCTTCTGGCCCTTTTCTTTGCATCCTGATGGTCATCCCCTTCCCCATCATTACTACGACAACCAGCTTCCCAATCCCAGGATGCACCTCATGCCCCAAGAGTTTGCTTGCTATGTAAATATGCACTTCCAGGGTGTGCTGCAGCTGCATGTGGGGAAGTGCTAA